The Cydia pomonella isolate Wapato2018A chromosome 17, ilCydPomo1, whole genome shotgun sequence genome includes a window with the following:
- the LOC133527108 gene encoding uncharacterized protein LOC133527108, with the protein MEVQFEFQHENNCKCVDTKLVNLGLIYTLCSALEEGDSLCHILQPATYLKYTKKCISLTLSSFDLIMDIGVKIVVLFLLFECVGCITNETCGSKEPRVLSRSKRYLLFPEGSSFQLVFCLQTTALIPIADIFLIGQTAALAWEMPTDPAIFHMFKGEKVAQRRNDIQKNIYYLNKHGEVIAKVPYKRKPINPVFAKRSIEDKPTYKEKLKKLKIDRGKMHKTQLKENYLRKHHLDKRYIEFHRSSRLSLLEKLETFFSALGQNGRQCVLYRLCKAGQGYTQQGTFLQETLRTIFTLQELNMFSRLPKGSFEEEYDEAHAATKDCDELYPCDDFSDSQNL; encoded by the exons ATGGAAGTACAGTTCGAATTTCAACACGAGAATAACTGTAAATGCGTTGACACGAAACTTGTTAATTTGGGCCTAATTTATACACTTTGCTCAGCTCTGGAAGAAGGGGACAGTCTATGTCATATTTTACAACCAGCAACTTAccttaaatatacaaaaaaatgtatttcctTAACGTTAAGTAGTTTTGATCTAATCATGGATATTGGTGTGAAAATTGTTGTGCTATTTTTGTTATTTGAGTGTGTCGGGTGCATAACCAACGAAACTTGTGGAAGTAAGGAACCAAGGGTATTGTCAAGAAGTAAAAGGTATCTACTGTTTCCTGAAGGCAGTTCATTTCAGTTGG TATTCTGCCTCCAAACAACCGCCCTCATCCCTATCGCCGACATCTTCCTTATCGGCCAAACAGCTGCCCTTGCGTGGGAAATGCCCACGGATCCTGCCATCTTCCATATGTTCAAAGGGGAGAAAGTCGCTCAGCGCAGAAATGACATTCAGAAGAATATCTACTACCTGAACAAGCACGGGGAGGTCATAGCCAAAGTGCCCTATAAGag AAAACCCATCAACCCCGTATTCGCGAAAAGAAGCATTGAAGACAAACCAACTTATAAAGAGaagttaaaaaagttaaaaatcgaTCGAGGGAAAATGCACAAGACTCAACTGAAGGAGAATTATCTAAGAAAACATCATCTAGACAAAAGATATATAGAATTCCATAGAAGCAGCCGGTTGAGTTTACTAGAGAAGTTAGAGACTTTCTTCAGTGC gttaggtcaGAATGGAAGGCAATGCGTTCTTTACAGACTATGCAAGGCGGGGCAGGGATATACACAGCAGGGCACATTCCTGCAGGAGACGCTTAGAACAATATTCAC TTTACAGGAATTAAATATGTTTTCCAGATTACCTAAGGGTTCCTTCGAAGAAGAGTACGATGAAGCCCACGCAGCGACTAAGGACTGCGACGAGCTGTACCCGTGCGATGACTTCTCAGACTCCCAGAATCTTTGA
- the LOC133526924 gene encoding uncharacterized protein LOC133526924, whose protein sequence is MASIYILLSMLVSAVVSESYNYSAIDVDSFSESKVLSRRKRFLVYPEGSSFQLVFCLSFPTIFQIGDIFQFGYTAALAYELPQNPYSPFNHKADPLHRRVDTKMIYFTDDTGKVLWGKQYHRKPIVNPAMAKRSLRKNADRKLMHASQHKRGFLKSMDGRSAEFHRTARASLYPKVETVLQAIGSSGKDCVLRTLCHMGQTQHHPQGSFLEEIMRAVFTIPKGEDSFDLEEYDKAHSATESCAELYPDCDDILTSDQILSSTLQ, encoded by the exons ATGGCGtcgatatatattttattgagtATGTTAGTCAGTGCAGTTGTTAGTGAAAGTTATAATTATAGTGCAATAGATGTAGATAGCTTTAGTGAATCAAAAGTGCTGTCAAGGAGGAAGCGGTTTTTGGTGTATCCAGAAGGAAGTTCGTTTCAACTTG TGTTCTGTCTATCGTTCCCGACGATCTTTCAAATCGGTGACATCTTTCAATTCGGCTACACGGCGGCGCTGGCTTACGAGTTGCCACAGAATCCCTACTCGCCCTTCAACCATAAGGCTGATCCACTGCATCGAAGGGTTGACACCAAGATGATATACTTTACTGACGATACAGGCAAGGTGTTATGGGGGAAGCAGTACCATAG GAAACCCATCGTAAACCCGGCGATGGCAAAACGCAGCCTCCGCAAAAACGCCGACAGGAAACTGATGCACGCCTCGCAACACAAACGGGGGTTTTTGAAAAGCATGGACGGACGCAGCGCAGAGTTTCACCGGACCGCCCGGGCCTCGCTTTATCCGAAAGTCGAGACCGTGTTGCAGGc CATCGGGAGCAGTGGGAAAGACTGTGTGCTGAGAACCCTGTGTCATATGGGACAAACGCAACACCATCCCCAAGGGTCGTTCTTAGAAGAAATCATGAGAGCTGTATTTAC TATACCAAAAGGCGAGGATTCCTTCGACTTGGAAGAATACGACAAAGCGCACTCAGCAACCGAATCCTGTGCGGAGCTGTATCCCGACTGTGATGACATTCTGACATCAGATCAGATTCTTTCTTCTACATTACAATAG
- the LOC133527083 gene encoding uncharacterized protein LOC133527083 has protein sequence MVLRNIMLLVVIPLAVLAEVESLNNSISEEINGSESKILSRKKRYLIFPDGSSLQLVFCTQNHGYLQLGDIVWIGNTAALAWTLPTDPSIFGYFRNQLREPYNIRRQDTNVNKHIYYLDEDGKLVAKVPYKRKPIINPAFAKRSIQNNEDENISIKKQVFIKKMHELQKSRSYLQKLDGASANFHRSGRHSLYKKLETLFEAFGYSGRECVFRLLCDVGKTTAHEEQGTFLQELFRATFTLPKGAALEDILEYDKAHNTHEDCAELYSECEDLSITT, from the exons ATGGTAttaagaaatattatgttattagTAGTTATTCCATTGGCTGTTTTGGCTGAGGTAGAATCACTTAATAATTCAATATCAGAAGAAATTAATGGAAgtgaaagtaaaatattatcaagAAAGAAAAGATACCTGATATTTCCAGACGGCAGCTCTCTTCAActtg TATTCTGCACCCAAAACCACGGCTATCTCCAGCTCGGAGACATCGTGTGGATCGGCAACACGGCTGCCCTAGCGTGGACATTACCCACCGACCCTTCCATATTTGGCTACTTCAGGAACCAGCTGAGAGAACCGTATAACATACGAAGACAAGATACTAACGTCAACAAACACATATACTATTTAGACGAAGACGGTAAATTAGTAGCAAAAGTACCATATAAAAG aaaACCTATAATAAATCCGGCGTTTGCAAAACGAAGTATTCAAAATAACGAGGATGAAAATATTAGCATAAAGAAGCAAGTTTTCATAAAGAAAATGCATGAATTGCAGAAGTCCAGGAGCTATCTCCAGAAGTTAGACGGGGCGAGTGCAAATTTCCATAGAAGCGGCAGGCACAGTCTGTATAAAAAGTTGGAGACGCTGTTCGAGGC GTTCGGGTATTCTGGCCGTGAATGCGTGTTCAGATTATTATGCGACGTCGGTAAAACGACGGCCCACGAGGAACAAGGGACCTTCCTTCAAGAATTATTCAGGGCAACGTTCAC GTTACCAAAAGGAGCAGCACTAGAAGACATATTGGAATATGACAAAGCACATAACACGCATGAAGATTGTGCGGAATTGTACTCAGAATGTGAGGATTTAAGCATAACAACATGA